TGGGATCGGGTGAGCAACCACTTTTTTGAGACTGTGGGGCAACCGGTCTTACGCGGACGCGGATTCACAGATCAGGATACGGCAACGTCACAGAAGGTTGCTGTGGTGAACCAGGCGTTTGTGAAGAAGTTCTTTCCGAAGGAGGATCCGGTCGGCAGGCACTTCGGAATATTCGAGCAGAAGTACTCTTCTACATTCGAGATCGTGGGCGTTGTGGCCGATGCCAAGTACACGAATCCGCGAGATGAAGTGAGGACGATGTACTTTCGTCCGCTGACTCAGACGATGACAGGGCTGACGGATCCGAATGAAGCGATGGCTGAGGGGAGGGGGCTTTATATCAACTCGGTGACGCTGTTTTTTCGGAGCGAGCCGCAAAATCTTGATGCCACCGTGAGACGAACACTGGCAAATATCAATCCAGACCTGACGGTGCTTGACCTTCACTCGCTGGACTATCAGGTGGCAGACAACTTTACGCAGGAGCGGTTGATTGCGCGGCTGACGATGTTGTTTGGCGCACTTGCGCTTGTGCTTGCTTCGGTGGGCTTATATGGAATTACGTCGTACCAGGTGGCGCGAAGAACGAGCGAGATCGGGCTGCGCATGGCGCTTGGGGCAGACCGCGGTAACGTCGTGCGAATGGTGATGCGAAGCGCATTTGTGCAGGCCGGGCTGGGGTTGGCCATTGGGGTGCCGATTGCAATCTTTGGAGCAAGGGCGATGGCCGATCAACTGTATGGCGTGCGCTCGTATGATCCGGTGAGTCTGCTGATTGCGGTGGCTGTGCTGCTGGGATCGGCTACGGTTGCGGGGTTTATTCCTGCTCGCCGGGCTGCAAATATCGAGCCGATGACGGCGCTGCGCACGGAGTAGATGGAGCTTGAGATCGCACGCAACACTTTGGGTAGAAGTTTAGTTTTTCTTTATACGGAGAAGCGTTTGAGACGGGAGAGTTGTAGAAAGCTTAGCCAGATGAATCTTGGATTGTTGATCAGGTATCGACGCCATAGACGCTTGGGCTCTTTGATAAGCCGGTAAAGCCACTGAAGGCCAGACTTCTTCATCCAGTCGGGCGCTTCGGCAAGGTTACCACTGAGGAGGTCGAACGCCGCCCCGACGCCGACCATGAGTTTTACCGGCAGCCGGCCGTTGTAGGCGGCCATGAAGCGCTCCTGCTTGGGCGTGCTGAGGCCACACCAGAGAATGTCGGCCTTGGACACTGTAAGCTGGGCTCGCAGATCTTCCTCCTCTTCGGCGTTGAGTGGGCGGAAGGGTGGGGTGTAGGTGCCTACGATCTGAAGGCCGGGATAGCGGCGGGTGAGTTCGGCTCTCAACTCCTCGGCGATGCCAGGCCGGCCTCCGTAAAGGAAGTGACGGTAGCCTCGCTCAACAGAGGACTTACACAGGTTCAGCATGAAATCCGGACCATAGACGCGAGTCATGTCTTTGAAGCCGTGCAGGTGTCCCAGCCAGACGGTTGGCATGCCGTCTGGTGTTGAGAGGAATGATTTGTTGAGGATGCTTCGGAAAGCATCGTCGGATTGACCTTCGATGATGCCGTGGACGCCGGTGACGCAGATATATCCGGTGTCTCCGCGATCCAAAAGCCCTTCGGTCTGTTCCAGTGCGCTCTGCATGGACAACGCGCTGATGCCTACACCAAGGATGTTGACTCGTGGCTGGTCGCTGGCGATCATGATCACTCCTCAGTTATGAAATGCGCTAGACGATCATCGTCTGTTGGTTGAGAAACCGTATCTATCTATCGATATCTCTATTTTATATGCGACGAGGAATGATATTTGGAAGCTCTATTTGATTCAGCTAACATTGTCGATCGCTTCTCGGTACACTGTGACTGCGTATTGGTTGAGGGACTATGAACGAAAGAGATATCTTCCGCGCCTATGCCGTCCATATTCTTTTGATCGGGTGTAAGGATTCAGGCTTACAAAGGGGCGCGCTTTCGAAATGAATGTTTTACTATCCGCCTATGCATGCATGCCCAATTCTGGATCTGAACCTGGTAATGGGTGGAACTGGGCGATTCATCTTGCGGAGCGCGGAATCGACGTCACGGTACTGACCCGCAGTGACAATAGGGAGAAGATTGACGCGTACCAGCGCGATCACCCGAATGTCAGAATTAAATTCGGCTACGTGATGGTACCGACTAGACTATTCAGGCCTGGAAGCGGCCTCCACTATGCACTGTGGCAGATGTTTGCTGTCAAAGTTGCGAGGCGCCTTGATCTCCAACGACGCTTCGATTTGGTCCATCACGTGACATACACAAGCATTCATGTGCCGACGCAGCTGTGGCGATTAGGCAGGCCGACCGTGTTCGGACCAGTCGGAGGAGGTCAGACGGCGCCCCCGGCTATGCTTGAATATTTCGGCCCCAGTCGAGGAGCGGAGGAACGCCGCACTCTTTTGACTAAGGCGCTTCGCTACTCTTATCTGCACAAACGATGGCTGAAAAGGATGACCACCGTGCTTGCGGCAAACAGCGATACGCTGGAATTGATAAGAGCGATGGGACGCTCAGACGTCAGCTTACAGTTCGACAATGGCGTGGCGACCGAGTATCTCGCAGCGGGACCAAGGAGCTTCGAGCGAGAGCCTGGTCCGCTTCGCTTGATCTGGGTCGGAAGGATGCTACCGAGAAAGGCTCTGCCGATGGCACTGGATGCACTTGCCAAGGTTCAACATGCTTCGACACTTACCATTGTGGGAGATGGAATGGAAGAAGCGGAAGTAAGAAGAATGGTCGGCGAGCGTGGCTTGAATAGCCGTGTCCAGTGGGCAGGCAGGCGTCTTAGTGTAGATGAGGTTCGAGCGGCTTATTTGACGAGCGATGCCATGCTATTTACGAGCTTGCGCGAGACTTCAGGCGTGCAATTGCTGGAGGCGATGGCGCTGGGTCTGCCTGTGATTGCACTGGATCTGCATGGCGCACGGGATGTGGTTCCCGAAGAGGCTGGCATCAAGGTCCCCGTTACGACACCCTCGGAGGTTGTCTGTGGACTGGCAGCCGCTATCGAACGTTTTGCCACTATGAGTGTTGAGCAGAAGGATGCGATGTCTCGGGCGAGCTGGGAGTTTGCAAGAACAAGCACCTGGACGGCACGAGCTGCGAAAGCCGAAAAACTTTACACAAAGCTGGTGGCGGCAAGTGCTACAGATTGATGGAGCCTTCTCCGACCCCACGCCTGGAGCCGGAGGTTAGTTTTTGGTAATAACTGATCTTTGACTTATCAGGAGGCTCTTGCATTGGACCCCCGCAACGAGATGAGTGACTTGTCCAGCCGCTTCATCGAAACGTGGCTTTTTCTTCTCCGAAACGAAGCGAAGGTCACGAAGATCCAGTTGATGCGCTTGAATTCTCGCAACGAGAGTTCGAAAACGCCGGTTGTGGCGTCTGGCGGTCCAGTGGTGTCGATGACGACCCACGGGGATCGATTTCGCACGGTCCACTTGGCCCTGGAGTCGATTGCAGGGGGGACGGTGCTTCCATCGAGATTAATATTGTGGGTTGATAGCGAGGAAGCGTATGCGAATCAGTCCATAAGCCTTAAGAGACTTGTGGAGAGAGGCGCTGAGGTACACCTTAGCCCTAACTTTGGGCCGCACACCAAGTATTATCCCTATCTTCTGTCAGCGGACACCTTCGGATCTCCGCTGGTCACCGCGGATGATGATCTCTTATATGGCAAGTGGTGGCTGGAGGGGCTGTTGCGAGCGCATCGTGAGGACCCTGAAGCAGTGAGTTGTTATCGGGCACATCGCATGAAGATTGAGAATGGAACGATCGCGCCGTATCAAACGTGGGGGCCTTGCAGTTCAACGAATCCAAGCTTTCTTCACTTCGCAACTGGAGTATCGGGCTGCATCTATCCGCTGCGTCTTCTACACAGCCTAAAGGATGCCGGCTCGGAGTTTATGCGGGTGTGCCCAAAGGCCGACGATCTGTGGCTCCATGTAAACGCCCTGCGAGCAGGGATTAAGTCTCGACAGGTTTGGAGCCGTCCGCTGCGGTTTCCGTTTGTTCCCGGGACGCAGAGTGGCGGTCTTTACCATAGCAATGTGATCTTGGCGCGAAACGATGAGCAGATTCGCGACACCTACACGGCATCAGACATTGCCCAACTGGAAGAGATTTCGCGTCGCTAGTAAACGCGGCAAAGACGTGCTGCAGTCGATATTGCTTATTTTTTTAGTTGACGCGCAGCTTCTGGAATGAGTGAGGAAGATTCTAAAGACTCAATTCCTTCTGATATGGCAAGATGGCGAATCTTACGAACACGAAGCCACAACGCAACGCCGATGATACTTTGAAAGAAAAATTGCGTTGCGCACATACCCAGCATTACGCCGTTAAGTCCGAGGTGGCGGGCAAACGGACCTGCAAGGGCTACAGAAAATGCAATAAGGGCCGGATATGCCCAAAAAACTGGGGCGGTGTACTCTAACGCTTGAAGAGCAGCTCGTAGCGGCCCCGAGACAAAGATGACAAGATAAAGCAGCGCATATAACCGAAGCACGGTTCCGTCTGACGAATACTTTTGCCCATAAGTGATCTTTAGCCAAAAGCTGGGGAAGCAGGCAATGATAGAGGTGAATAGTAACGTAATGCCACCCCACAAAAGAAATATGCGCTTGATGTATCGCAGCATGCCGTCGACGCCTTCGAGTCGCATCTGCCTGGATGCCTGAGCTGGAACGACATTATCCAGGCCCAGAAACCAGACGTGCGCTACGGCGACAATGTTTTGTGCTGCTCTCAAGATTGCGGAGGCCGCGGCGCCGTAATAGACAGGGGCTGCCATCAGGAACAAGTTCCCTGCCCCCCACTGCATGAAAGCGGTTGGCGCAAGCCATCGAGAGATAGCCCAGTGCCTCAAAAAAACGCGCTTTATCGTATGCCAATCGAAGATGACCGGTTCTAACCATCGTAGGCAGGCGAAGAACGATATCAAAGAAGTAACGGCGATGATTGTAAGAACAGTGGATATGCTTGCTCTATGGGTATGGGCGAGCCAGAAGATAATGGGAAGTTGGGTGAGGTAGCTCAACGCATCGGTCACGAGAGCCTTTTTGCTCTGACCGGTACAGAAGAAATAGCGGCGAAGGAAGTCCTGAAGCAGATACGCGAGCGTCGCCATGCTCATCGAGAGAGCAAGATTTCCCACTCCCCATTGTGGAAAGAATCTCACGGAAAGTCGAACCGAGATGTACATCACGAGTGCCGCAAACAATGCAAACGTTCCCTCTTGGACGAGGACGGAGCCATAGTAACCAGGTCGTTCTTCCGCATCCTGCTTTGGCCCGACACTGGTCATGGGAGTGACGATTAGCGCATACTGCAGACTGTTCGCAAACAAAACGGCGACCCAAGCAAGAGCGAATACGCCATAGTCTCTTAGACCAAAGCCTCGGGCAAGCAACACATTCGTCACGAAGTTTGCGCCGCTGACTAGCCCCTGATCAAGTAGGGCGGCGGGCGTTTTCCCTCCTCCGACCCTGGCAAGAATACGAGCAAGAAAGGACGGCTTTGGTTCTGCATCATCAGAGTTCAATGCCACGTATGCGCGCCTCTAAGTTTTGAAAGTATTACCCGTCGAGACCTGATTGGAAGATTTCGATCATGTGAAAATCATTGTTTAGTTATGGCGAAGTAAAAAATGCCCTATCAGCAGGTTCCTAGTACTCGAACGTAGTCAGAGCGAAAATGCTCCACCTCGCAAGTGTCTTAGGCAAATCAAAACAGACCCAACCCGCTTCTCTCATGTTACAAGGCATGAGCGAGAAAGAACATAATCAAGGGCAATGTTTGAGCAGGTTTTCTTTGTGAGACGGAACAGCCAATCGTCGTTACGACTAGCGACAGTAAATGACTAGGCTATGCAAGAGTTTACCGGTTGCAAGCGAGGCCACGCGACAGGTTTTTTGATGAGCAAACACGGGAGTTCACAGGAAATGGTTTTTCTGTTGCTGCGCGGGCCACTTCCATCATGAACTAGCCCCTGATCATAAAAACTCATTTAGCGGGCGCAGCGTTCCAGACTATTTGGCCGTGCTGATCGAAACCTGCGGCTTGAAATTGTACGAAGGTCTTCACGCCAAAAGCTTCAAAGTGATGCTTATCCAAACCAACCGTGATGTGGTACGTGTTGTAGTCGATTATGTTGGCTACGCCCGTCGCGACAATGCCCATGACTCCACCTGCCCCATCTGTTCCTTCGTAGGTGACGTTATTATTCTCGACCGTGTCATAGGCTCCGAGGTGGGGTCCATAGGTTCCAGATCCACGATCCTGATTGACGATGACCAAGCCGCTGCCATAGGCAGCTGCCACGATGACCGTATTGTTCTGCACCACAGTGTTGGTTGAATTCTGCACGGAGATTTGGCCATCCCACATGGAGATGCGGGGTGCAGCGCCATTTCGGTTAATGGTGTTGTCTTCGATCACGGAGTTGTAACCGATCTCATGCTGTATGCCCGAGCCGGCATTGTTTTCTATGCGGTTACTCTTGTAGTGAACGTAGATGGAGTTGCCATCGTCCCATAGCCCGGTGCCGTTGTTGTCATGTACGTAGTTGTTTGAGATCTCGGCGATATTCAAATCTCCAAATTTTGCGCCGCCTGCTTCCCACCCATAATCGAACCAGTCGTAGTTATTGTAGGCAATCTCGTTATTGACGATTTGCAAGTTGGCACCGCCGCCGCCTATGCCCTTTTGCCCATTGTGATGGAGGTAACTGTTCTCAACGGTGCTATTTGCGCCGATTTGAACAGCCCCACCATGGTTGTAAAGGCCGACAACATTGTTCACTGTCCAATAGGCACCATTCCCGTTGCCTCCAATTGCCCCTGTTTGAGAGGGGGAAGCGTATCGCTCAACCGTCAGATTTTTGATGGTAACGTTGGTTGCATATCCACAGAAGGCGCAGGTCGATGTACCAATCTCAAAGGTTTTTGAACCCGGGTTGAAGTTGATAACGGCGGTTCCATTTGTGCTGTCATAGAACCACGTGCTGGCTGTGAGTTGACCGGTACTTGCAACAGGCATCAAAACTGTCGAACTCACGAATAGTTCCCGAGTGTAATGGCAGAGCGTATGCCCGGTGAAACATCTACCCAAATCGAGTGGATTGGCGCCAATACTCGCCTGCCAAAGTTGTGGCGAGGATCCGGCGACCGACGAGAACTTTATTGGTTCTGCTCCATCGAGCACGACCATTCCTGTCGCAGGTCCGGCAAAAGAATCTCCCTTCTTGGGGGTGATCTGTTGGAGATGGTAGGTGCCTGCGCTAAAGACGAAACTGGTGCCCTCCGGAGCACCTGCCACGATTGTGGCGATATTTTCACCCGTTTTTAGGGAGATTGTTTCGGCATTAGACAATGAGGAGAACATAAAAACAGACACACAAATCGCTGAAGAACGTAAGAACCGTCTCGGAAGCTTCGGAGAAGAGACAAAATTTCGAAGAAAGGAGAGTTGGACACCCAGAAGGCTGGTCCAAATTTGTGTTTTAAAGCCTTCCGCTGAATGGACGAAAGAACGATGAGCGAACCGCCACTTCAGAAAAAACTTGGATTGTTTCATGCCGACTCCTGCGAGGTTATGAAGAGATCAGTTGAGAGGTGG
The nucleotide sequence above comes from Tunturibacter empetritectus. Encoded proteins:
- a CDS encoding WecB/TagA/CpsF family glycosyltransferase — protein: MIASDQPRVNILGVGISALSMQSALEQTEGLLDRGDTGYICVTGVHGIIEGQSDDAFRSILNKSFLSTPDGMPTVWLGHLHGFKDMTRVYGPDFMLNLCKSSVERGYRHFLYGGRPGIAEELRAELTRRYPGLQIVGTYTPPFRPLNAEEEEDLRAQLTVSKADILWCGLSTPKQERFMAAYNGRLPVKLMVGVGAAFDLLSGNLAEAPDWMKKSGLQWLYRLIKEPKRLWRRYLINNPRFIWLSFLQLSRLKRFSV
- a CDS encoding glycosyltransferase family 4 protein, with amino-acid sequence MGRSDVSLQFDNGVATEYLAAGPRSFEREPGPLRLIWVGRMLPRKALPMALDALAKVQHASTLTIVGDGMEEAEVRRMVGERGLNSRVQWAGRRLSVDEVRAAYLTSDAMLFTSLRETSGVQLLEAMALGLPVIALDLHGARDVVPEEAGIKVPVTTPSEVVCGLAAAIERFATMSVEQKDAMSRASWEFARTSTWTARAAKAEKLYTKLVAASATD
- a CDS encoding lipopolysaccharide biosynthesis protein; this encodes MALNSDDAEPKPSFLARILARVGGGKTPAALLDQGLVSGANFVTNVLLARGFGLRDYGVFALAWVAVLFANSLQYALIVTPMTSVGPKQDAEERPGYYGSVLVQEGTFALFAALVMYISVRLSVRFFPQWGVGNLALSMSMATLAYLLQDFLRRYFFCTGQSKKALVTDALSYLTQLPIIFWLAHTHRASISTVLTIIAVTSLISFFACLRWLEPVIFDWHTIKRVFLRHWAISRWLAPTAFMQWGAGNLFLMAAPVYYGAAASAILRAAQNIVAVAHVWFLGLDNVVPAQASRQMRLEGVDGMLRYIKRIFLLWGGITLLFTSIIACFPSFWLKITYGQKYSSDGTVLRLYALLYLVIFVSGPLRAALQALEYTAPVFWAYPALIAFSVALAGPFARHLGLNGVMLGMCATQFFFQSIIGVALWLRVRKIRHLAISEGIESLESSSLIPEAARQLKK
- a CDS encoding right-handed parallel beta-helix repeat-containing protein, whose product is MKQSKFFLKWRFAHRSFVHSAEGFKTQIWTSLLGVQLSFLRNFVSSPKLPRRFLRSSAICVSVFMFSSLSNAETISLKTGENIATIVAGAPEGTSFVFSAGTYHLQQITPKKGDSFAGPATGMVVLDGAEPIKFSSVAGSSPQLWQASIGANPLDLGRCFTGHTLCHYTRELFVSSTVLMPVASTGQLTASTWFYDSTNGTAVINFNPGSKTFEIGTSTCAFCGYATNVTIKNLTVERYASPSQTGAIGGNGNGAYWTVNNVVGLYNHGGAVQIGANSTVENSYLHHNGQKGIGGGGANLQIVNNEIAYNNYDWFDYGWEAGGAKFGDLNIAEISNNYVHDNNGTGLWDDGNSIYVHYKSNRIENNAGSGIQHEIGYNSVIEDNTINRNGAAPRISMWDGQISVQNSTNTVVQNNTVIVAAAYGSGLVIVNQDRGSGTYGPHLGAYDTVENNNVTYEGTDGAGGVMGIVATGVANIIDYNTYHITVGLDKHHFEAFGVKTFVQFQAAGFDQHGQIVWNAAPAK